Genomic segment of Phycodurus eques isolate BA_2022a chromosome 13, UOR_Pequ_1.1, whole genome shotgun sequence:
CATTCAAATGGGCTCATTAGTAAACTCTGTAAGACCTGTGTCTGAACAATAGCATCTGTCTACAAGCTGAGATaattaaggcctctttatacttggcgcggccgacaacgcccgcattgcatcacgtgaccgacaaattggcccgcgcggtccttctgcgtagcttgacacgcacacggcaaaaattcttgctgcgcgtcgaacgccgcggagatcatctcttgtgattggtccgtttttgTCACGTGCTCCCACACAGAGCGACACAGCCAAATGTGACTGAACTGGACACttgtgaaaaaaattacatttggcGACTCACACACCAGGCGATTGACCCTcgcatatactgtactgcaaCACAGGAGTTCTTAGCGGGAAACAACGTTTTGTGGCACCAGATGgctactgtattattttaaattgaactaaAAACAACATGGCTATTCAGTCATGTCCGGCAGTGTGTGTggttctgcaactagttttcGTTGGGTTTTGGCCGACTGCAATTACATTGGCTACGAGACCACGTCGAATCACCAGCGCAGATGTTTACAGCCGATAAAAATGCCAGGTTGTAACACATGATCTTTCAGAACAAAAATGGCGAACTAGAAAGAGGAAGAGTTGATCGAATTATTGTATGATTGTCGTGCCGAGGGGTACTCAGTAGgcttgggcatcgagaaccgagaACCGttttggaaccgggactaacgttctgaTTCTCCCGGAATCCTTCAAATTTAAAAGTTTCGACTCCCAGTTACGATGCCTCGTCCGCTGACCCCAAAGAAGCGGCgaaaacaaatgaagaagaacgcgcacgaagatgTGTTTGTCCCCAACGGCGGCAGCGAACAAAAGCGTGccttaactttgttcaaattaatgaccagtcgcctcagtatAACACTTGGaaaaagattatattgtgcaaaggagagGATACGCAGAACGGAAGATCAATGAATTCATGAATTcatgtgcaaaggaggctttattttagtcttcaaaccaacgtaagagctaatgacagaaaacaaaagattaacaattGAGCTAAAAagtcaccgtagcaactttacatcacaatgaattcggacaaaattcacattttttttttttttttttaaattgactgaTGATTAATCGGTTATCGGAATTTGATTCCACCAAATATCGGACTCAGCatttgcctaaaaaaaaaaatatccatatcGGTCGGGCACCTTTTTTCAGGCTCAGCCTTTAAATGGAAGCAAATGGACCAAATAACCCTTTTCCATTTCAAAACTGTGTCAATGAAAAAATGAGAGTATGCTGCAGCCTGACTTACCAACACCGGAGATCTCGTTCTCTCTCTCATCGTTCATCGCGAGGGAGGTGTTGTTCATGTCGACGGACGACACTGACAGATCCAGCTTGTCGAACAATTCAGCATGAACGGGGCTCATTACAGCCAATTCAGAATCAGACAAGCCTGGACAGAAAACAGCAATTCCTTGTAGAAAATTCATCACAGGGTCAGACAGAGGTTTGACTCAGCTCACCAGGATCCATGACACTCTGCATGGGTGGAGTAAGAGAAGCATCATGGAGGGTGACCCCTAACACATCCTCACTTTGGCTTGAAGGTGCCATCAACGGTGCCTAAAAATCGCGATTATGTTCTATATTATAACCATGTCAATATTACCCAATATTGGGCATGAGTCAAACAACTATTTCATGTGTTTGAGAGGATGTATGCAATCAGTTTTCTCATGGGTTGTGTACCTCTGTGAAGCCGTGGTTAGGCAGCTCTGCAGGTGGGCTCTCCTCAGGGGCAGGGGGGACGGGGGTCTTTGGTGTCGATATGTCAGACTGTGCAGGGATTCTATGCAGGTAGCCATACCCAATGCCACAACCTAAACTAAAAGTGGGAATCAGTAAAAGCAACAAGACCAGTTATGAGCCAATGCTTATCAAGGAGAAGTTGCATTAGGATACTGGAACAATTCCAGAAAAATTGTTGCTTTCATGGAGAAATAATGCAATAAAGGTGTAAGAAGTGAAAACCACATTGACTAAACTGAAATGAACAAATTACGCAATTTAATTTAGTGCATGTTACACCTGATGTGAACTTCTTCAACTCTGCTAGCTGAAAAAAATTCACGTGCACAATGTTTGAAAATATATGACTATAAAGAAACATTTAAGAAACAGACACCTTTGTAGAGGGCAATGAGCAGGGCTCGAGAATGCAACCATACTGGTCGCATATGCGACCaatatggtctttttttttttttccccaatatggCCTTTTTTCAGCCTGTGCAATTAAAAATTTCATCTTTTCGCATTTGCGCGAGTAcgttttaatggttgaaagtcGCCTTTTCTCCACTGCAATCTCCTCCTCCtgtgagagagagtgagggagtcctgtgagagagagagagagagagagagagagagagagagagagagagagagcacgagCACTGTTACGCCGTCTGTCATTAAGAGTTCCATTTGAGGTCAAAGCGACCCGCTGCtatatgattggctgcctgtTTCACCGTAATTGATTGATTCTTACAGATAGAACACACACAGATAGAACACACACAGCATCGCTAACCCATGTACACGCGCACCACATATGCACATCacatagggttgggcattgtttgaatttgagggaTTCTGGTTCCGATTCCGGTtagttcgattccggttccaaacgattctcgattccgattcttttcgggggctgggtcaaaaacgtttgcatgatgtaaataaagggtgtccaaattatgaacatcccttttgttagcagcccgcagcatagactaaaatgaacatttgactcgaggttctttataaccagtatcaagaTCAAACCTATGatttaaaaggcaatgtgtgtggaagtaaccaaattgacttaatattcattcattaatgtttcagctaaaagttaaatatagcattgttaaaacagTTATTATAACTgttctattttattgtattgtttcactcgcccagttgacttcactgactaTATAGCTGCCCCTctattctgtttcatcacgtcaaatggtttataagTGCAGCTTTTAACTtcacttcttgttttaagcttgtagccttttattttgaagggtatgcactgacacgaaaagtaacttcacacggcgccggtgatttattttattttaaaggatggaaccaaatgctatgaaacgctgattcctttccctactcagtgatgaggcacaaggttagtgtttgtgatactgtgagacaatgttCATGCgcattttgtcccaattcattgtgatgtaaagttgctacaaTTAAGTTTTAGCCCAATTTTTCTCTCATCGGTGgttacattggtttgaagactaaaataaacgctaaaaacatccatccatccatccattttctaccgcttatccgaggtcgggtcgcgggggcagtagctttaggcagggatgcccagacttccctctccccagccacttcatccagctcttctgggtgggatctcgaggcgttcccagaccagccgaaagacgtagtcgctccagcgtgtcctgggtcgtgtcctgggtctcctcgcggtgggacgtgcccggaacacctcatcagggaggcgtccgggaggcatccgaatcagacgttagtcccggttccaatcggttttcgattctcaatgcccaaccctaacgtCACAGACAGGCTAGTACGCCGTTATGTCTGGCCAGTAGCCACCACGTACCTATATTCATGCTGCTACCAGTGTTGCCACCGTTACCTAAACTAACAAACtaactttgttactttactgattacttgatttcaaaagtaactaatttagaaaaaagtaacttttgatATGTGATGTCAgccgtggcggcacggtggccgactggtaagagcgtcagcctcacagttctgaggacccgggttcaatccccggccctgactgtgtggagtttgcatgttctccccgtgcctgcgtgggttttctccgggcactccggtttcctcccacatcccaaaaacatgcataaattggagactctaaattgcccgtaggtgtgactgtgagtgcgaatggttgtctgtttgtatgtgccctgcgattggctggcaaccagttcagggtgtaccccgcctcctgcccgatgacagctgggataggctccagcacacccgcgaccctagtgaggagaagcggctcagaaaatggatggatggatggatgtcagccgtgcagcgcgttaaaccagctcacagtccggactCCAGATGAAGTTTAAAGATCTCACTTTccattgtaaatattgtttAAGCTAAGTATTAGTATTAGTATATAGTATTAGTGTACTGCGAACTGCAAAGACTGCCTGttcaatttcttgttttcaGTTCACTCATTATTATACAGAATCATGCACAAAGGTTTTAACAACTTTGTTACTAAGCTAACAAATCTCTCTCGCTATCTTGCCATCTATCTATACCCTGTTTATAACACAGACATATGATttgtgcaaagttaaaaagcatacatggcgtacgctcaaatccagaaaacggcgtacgcacaaaaatattcagatgtatgaaactctgcgtactcatgaatccaagcgcATTTCCGAGcagactcctccctgtccacgcccacatttgaatatgcaaatcatatttaaatgaatcgtgcacctgagatgccgatctctgcatgatcagaaaaaaaggaaagtgagcaaggtaatgaagaaaaaattgtttttctgAACTTGAGGTTGCTCAATGAACtggaggcacgcaagaaaatcctctttggcacgctgtcctacggcgttaacaacacgcgaaagaggggCGAATGGGACAgtgcgtgtgcggctgtcaatgctgtggagacagaatagcgcgcgcacgctgaactaaaaaaaagacgtggtcagacattaaggtggatgtgaagcggagtacagctgcccaccgccaaattGTGGCCAtaaaaaaggcggaagaactggcgcggagggcctcaccccgttcgaggagagaatcgctgcgatcatgggtgacgctgctctctcagcggtgatgggaggacatgtggcaaggttaataccatgtatttttagaactcagaacaaatgtgttcatgCAGTAACCTACAcgcagccctgtgagataaaggttcatgcgtaaatgttgtatgtgtggtatttgtaataaatctttttaattcaaatagaagcacatcagcatattaaagaggatatcaaaaactttgactcctttttgattactcaatttattatttaatacacaggagtggGCACGcccgctgaaaaaaaaatcttttttttttttttttttttaggagaagaggggtacattgtcaatttaaacacattttaatcatgtgcaaccgatgtacatgttcaaattaagtaaattcaaaggacctttttttcagtgcatgtgctggagtcacgaagcgattgtgagggcaataggcggcataaatgaccgccttgatcaattaataggtgtcctcacaaatatcagtggttcattaaatacactggttaacaaattaattctcagtccttgcctcaattgcattgttgaaataaaatgttgccgggcatgaattgttcatcggTGCTAATTACtcgtgtctctggtgtgcagatttatgtgaacagtttcccagcatcacctcgaaGTGTCGCCAAGGCACCAAAAGCTGcggaaacgtgcgtacgccagccatgcagttggcgtgaggcgccgcacatttccacggtcacgtcactcttgatacatctgaactctGCCGTGAACAAGAACgaacgccacgtttttgtgcgtacgcaccttttgtacatgaggcccccgGTGAGTACTGTCTAATTGACCTAATAGAACCAGCATCAGTAAAGTAGAGTTTTACTACTAGTAGAAGGTCCTTGTGGGTATATGACATAAATTTGCACAGTGTGTCACTGCACCTTAAGAACTGACAGAAGAAAACACAGAAATGGTGACCCCTTTCGCCTTTGTAACTCTTAACAACTTCCACTCCTCTTGGAAGACTGTTGACAGGATTTTGgagtctgtctgtgtgtgtgtgcccaaaTGTCTCTGTGTATGAAGATTTAAGATACAGAGGAACTAAGGGGTTCATATAGCCCTCTAACTGATGAAATAATTGATTAGAAAGTGTGTTCCATACCTTCCCTCGCCTCCCCATGCTCCGTTCGGGGTGACCACCACTTCTCTGCAGTCGTCCGTGAGCGCGCTGTACACCAGCAACTTCACTTGCTTCCCCTCATGAGCCTCAATCAGCGAGAAGAAGTCTTCTGACTGGAAATCGGCACGtttgatgaatgaattaatctcAATATTCTAACTATGCTCAATTGACTTTGTCGTCTTGCATTGTGTCATCTCATTAGGGATAAAACAGTTACACGGAATACTgataaattgtaataaaatgtaatttatattACTGGTTCAGTTCAGAATTTTCATTCATGACTTTGGTGTGCACAAGCCCCTATAGggcatacaaccccaattccaatgacgttgggatgttgtgttaaacaaataaaaacagaaatcaaTGATTTGGTAAAGACTAATCTTATActgttatatattttattaagcTCCTATTTAAATGAACTATAcattaggaacagctctcaCTTTGACCCAGGTCAGGCCAAGcacagtgatatatatatatatatatatatatatatatatacacacacatacatacacacacacacacacgcatatacatatatatgcatatcacaacctcaattccaatgaagttgggacattgtgttaaacataaataaaaacacaatacaatgatttgcaaatcatgttcaacttatatttaattgaatacaccacaaagacaagatacttaatgttcaaactgatcaacttgattgtttttagcaaataatcattaacttagaattttatggctgcaacacgttcaaaaaagctgggacagggtcatgtttaccactgtgttacatcaccttttcttttaacagcattcaataaacgtctgggaaccgaggacacgaattgttgaagctttgtaggtggaattctttcccattcttgattgatgtacagcttcagctgttcaagagTCCGGGCTCTCTGTTTTCGTATTTTActcttcataatgcaccacacattttcaatgggagataggtctggactacaggcaggccagtctagtacccgcactcttttactacgaagccacgctgttgtaacacgtgcagaaagtggtttggcattgtcttgctgaaataagcttgggcgtctatgaaaaagacgttgcttggatggcagcatatgtctctccaaaacctgtatgtacctttcagcattaatggtgcctttacagatgtgtaagttacccatgccattggcactaaacCAGCCCCATTCCATCACAtattctggcttttgaactttgcatccataacagtccggatggctcttttcccctttggcccggaggacacgacgtccacaattttcaaatacaatttgaaatgtggactcgtcggcccacagaacacttttccactttgcatcggtccatcttagatgagctcaggcccagagaaggcagcggtgtttctgggtgttgttgataaatggcttttgctctgcatagtagagtttcaagttgcacttacggctgtagcactgtggttttctgaagtgttcctgagcccatgtggtgatatactttacacattgtcgtcgatttttgatgcagtgccgcctgagggatcgaaggtcactggcattcaatgttggttttcggccttgccgcttacatgcagtgatttctccagattctctgaaccttttgatgatatggaccccagatgataaaatccctaatttccttgcaattgtatgctgagaaacattgtccttaaactgttcgggccattttctcacgcacttgttcacaaagaggtgaaccttgccccatctttgcttgtgaatgactgagcaattcagggaagctccttttatacccgatcatggcacccacctgttcccaattagcctgttcacctgtgggatgttccaaacaggtgtttgatgagcattcctcaactttctcagtcttttttgcctcctgtcccagtttttttggaacgtgttgcagccataaaatgctaagttaatgattatttgctaaaaacaatcaagtttatcagtttgaacactaaatatcttgtcattgtactgtattcaattacatataggttgaacatggtttgcaaatcattgtattccatttttatttacgtttatcacaacgtcccaactttattagAATTGAGGTTGTAGATCCTTGGTACCATGATGGCACCAAAGTgatatttttattgctttagcCTGACCACAGTAACAGCATATtgttgagtttttcagcaaatgacaGAGGAAAGGTTCctccaaaaaatgcaaatatgcgggtgtttactgtatgtatcaTTATGAAACTGATTATTATGAAACTGATAACCAAGATCATTTTGGTCATGATAATCGTATATGACGTTTTCATATAGTTTTATTTCCACTTACATCTTGCAACACCTGATCTGCTCCAACAATGTAGTCAGTGTGAGGACGGAGGCCTGCCAGTGCAGCAGGTGAACTGGCTTCCACGTCCTGGGGAGAAGAAATATGATCTTCGTTAAAGGAGAGACAAGACGTAGAGTTTTTAAATTATAACCACAGTCAAATATGTTCTCCTCCTCACCAGGACATGCCAAACATTCTCATTGGCTCCCTGGAAGCTGCAGAAGCGAACACTGGCCCCCAGCAGGCCTTGTCCTCCCCACATATTGCTGGGTGTCACCTCCAGCTCACGAATCATCATGTTCTTGGTGCTGTACACCTCCACGCTCACCGCTTTTTCCATGTTGGCTTTCAGGACCTCCTTCAGCTGGTTGTTTTCGACATTCTGATACATATCAATGATAATTCCCATTGTGTTCAAGTGTGTTATATTTTGTCTTGTACGCCAATGCGTGTATTTACTCACAAGTCTTTTGTGGTCCACAGACAAAATGAAGTCGAAGAACGGTTGCAGGCCACATTTTTCCGCAGGAGAATTTGGCTGCACCTGCCAAAACCCAGGTTCGTTTGAACAATAATGAAAACCGAATACACTACGGGAACGTCCCTACAAATACTGACTTTTCAAAGATATTAATGCACACTCACCATTGGTGACATAGGTACTtaataaacaatgtttattaatATAATTGCAATACgcaagggtgtttttttttaaattactattttaacattcttcatCCACACTGCCCtattatataaatacagtaaataacaaaaatgatttaAGCACCACTGTAAACTTCGACCACAACAATAAAAGTGATTTTAAGTGACTTGATGTCCGACAGTGTgtgagtgggaaaaaaatctgagcaATGATATGTTTGCGAAGTTGGTGTCACAACTAAAAATGGAATCAACTGCTTCAACACAGAAACGCCGCGACAACATTCTCGAGTCCGAGCGAAATACACGCTCACACGAGTATTATTTCACACGAACGAATGCAGAATTGAAAGGAAATGCGAGAAATTTGCAGCGCCGCCTCGACATGTTCGACCGGTACGACTACTTAGTTAGCTGTTAGCACAGATAAGCTGCTGTTCTCTTGCCAAACCCCATAATAAGTCAGTCAATCCAATCTTACACCGTGGACGTGATATCCATACGTTCCTCCGTCGGATATATCCGAACTCTGCGTCAAACCCATCTCGTAAGGGACGTTGAAAcataaatagaaatagaaaagaaaacacGTCAAATAATCACATCTGACCGTCCGTGGCCATATTGTCTGgagacaaaaacaatcaagcaaACACGTCAATGATCACATCGGACCGTCCGTGGCCATATTGTCTGCAGACAAAAACAATCGAGCAACGCTGCCAtcgaacacttttttttttttcgtttcatTTGGGCGATTTGCTGCCCTCCTCAGTCCGAACCTCTCACCGCAGGTTCATTTTGCAGGGCGTCCTCGGATAACGAATGCGCAGCGTAATCCGAATTTGTAAGGAACACGCGGTAGTCCAATCAAAAAGGTacgtaagaaaaaaataataattataataatatatatatttttttttttattttaaaaaggaaagaCTGAAATGTGATTAAGCAGTCTTACAACAGTAAAAAGGAAAACTTAATATTTATTCAATTACCAGTTTAGACAATTGGGACAATGACCCCCCGACTTGCACTTTTGGGGAATGGTATTTTGAGCCATCAGTGAATATTTGGACCGCTGTGCCTCATCTTTTCTTCCCGGTCTTCTCACACTTGTTTTAATTGGGTCTATTAAGGGTTTCCCTTGACCACGCTTACCAACATAGATAAATCCATCTCTGCCATCAAGGAAGAATAggacatgtacaaccccaattccaatgacgttgggacgttgtgttaatcataaataaaaacagaatacaatcatttgcaaataatgttcaacctatatttaattgaatacatgacaaagacaagatatttaatgttcaaaccgataaactttattgtttttagcgaataatcattaccttagaattttacggctgcaacacgttcccaaaaagatgggacaggtggcgaaaaagactgggaaagttgaggaatgctcatcaaacacagtttggaacatcccacaggtgaacaggctaattgggaacaggtggatgccatgattgggtataaaaggagcttccctgaattgctccgtcattgaacaatgttcctcaacgtacaattgcaaggaatttagggatttcatcatctacggtccataatatcaccaaaaggttcagagaatctggagaaatccccGCCTGaaagcgacaaggccgaaaaccaacattgaatgcccgtgaccgtcgatccctcaggcggcactgcatgaaaaaccgacatcaatgtgtaaaggatatcaccacatgggctcaggaacacttcagaaaccaatgttagtaaatacagttcggcgctacatccgtaagtgcaacttgaaactttactatgcaaagcaaaagccatttatcaacaacacccagaaacgctgccggcttctctgggccagagctcatctaagatggaccgatgcaaagtggaaaagtgttctgtggtccgacgagtccacatttcaaattgtttttggaaattgtggacgttgtgtcctccgggccaaagaggaaaagaaccatccggactgttctggacgcaaagttcaaaagccagcatctgtgatggtatggggctgtgttagtgccaatggcatgggtaatatACGCATCTGTGAACGCagcattaatgctaaaaggtacgtacaggttttggagaaacatatgctgccatccaagcaacgtctttttcatgaacttccttccttatttcagcaagacaatgcccaATCACAttctaaaattctaagttaatgattatttgctaaaaacaatcaagttgatcagtttgaacattaaatatattgtctttgtagtgtatttaattaaatataggtcaaacatgatttgcaaaacattgtattcggtttttctttgtttaacacaacgtcccaacttcattggaattggggttgtacatgcagTAAAATTTGTGCTACTTTTTTCTGATCCCTCATGTCTATCC
This window contains:
- the LOC133411285 gene encoding Golgi reassembly-stacking protein 1-like isoform X2, which encodes MGLTQSSDISDGGTYGYHVHGPNSPAEKCGLQPFFDFILSVDHKRLNVENNQLKEVLKANMEKAVSVEVYSTKNMMIRELEVTPSNMWGGQGLLGASVRFCSFQGANENVWHVLDVEASSPAALAGLRPHTDYIVGADQVLQDSEDFFSLIEAHEGKQVKLLVYSALTDDCREVVVTPNGAWGGEGSLGCGIGYGYLHRIPAQSDISTPKTPVPPAPEESPPAELPNHGFTEAPLMAPSSQSEDVLGVTLHDASLTPPMQSVMDPGLSDSELAVMSPVHAELFDKLDLSVSSVDMNNTSLAMNDERENEISGVEELDGSELHSSKQINSQERTPLASVDLTSAIISSQSDSGVSAEEPSYFNSSHIPDSLCESSHSHSPPLGAPSVDQSIDPLEPYNEEPACPPATDVLPGESQVDNAPTEQSEDQYKDEARVHHCEHGDTEDQPREPKFE
- the LOC133411285 gene encoding Golgi reassembly-stacking protein 1-like isoform X1 — its product is MGLTQSSDISDGGTYGYHVHGVQPNSPAEKCGLQPFFDFILSVDHKRLNVENNQLKEVLKANMEKAVSVEVYSTKNMMIRELEVTPSNMWGGQGLLGASVRFCSFQGANENVWHVLDVEASSPAALAGLRPHTDYIVGADQVLQDSEDFFSLIEAHEGKQVKLLVYSALTDDCREVVVTPNGAWGGEGSLGCGIGYGYLHRIPAQSDISTPKTPVPPAPEESPPAELPNHGFTEAPLMAPSSQSEDVLGVTLHDASLTPPMQSVMDPGLSDSELAVMSPVHAELFDKLDLSVSSVDMNNTSLAMNDERENEISGVEELDGSELHSSKQINSQERTPLASVDLTSAIISSQSDSGVSAEEPSYFNSSHIPDSLCESSHSHSPPLGAPSVDQSIDPLEPYNEEPACPPATDVLPGESQVDNAPTEQSEDQYKDEARVHHCEHGDTEDQPREPKFE